DNA sequence from the Shewanella piezotolerans WP3 genome:
TAAGTCGGCAAAACGGTTGCCATCAGATGGCCGAAAACAGCTTCATCGGGTAAAAATGATTGCAAGATAAGCGCTACAAGCGGCATAACAATGAGAAGCGCTAGGGTGTAACTTGCAACAGACCAGCGTTTTGCTAAGCCTAATATCATGATGTTAGATGCCCAAGGGTCATGAGAGTAAAAGTACCTAAAAAAACAAAACCTATCGTAAAGATAGGTTTTGACAGTACAACCATAAAAGATTCAAGCTGAAACACTATATAGCAATAGTGTTAGACCAACCTTAAATAGTAAACTTAAAGATCAAATTTCACTTCATCTAAGAGCTTAATCGCTGCACCATGGTATTGTGCTAACTTATAGATAGGAAGCTCATCCGCTTTAAACTGCCCCCAAGAAGCGACAAGTTTTGACGGTTTTACATCAGCCTTAACCGGATACTCCATATTAACATCAGCGTATGTTTGTTGCGCAGTATCACTTGATAAGAACTCCATCAACTGAATAGCTGCCTCTGTATTTTTAGTGTGCTTAGCCAGTGCCATACCCGATACATTGATGTGCGATCCACGGTTATCTTGATTCGGGAAATTAATCTCCACCGCATCAGCCCAAGGCTTCTGCTTAGGGTCTTGCAGCATCTTACCGAGGTAATAACTGTTACCAATCGCTATATCGCATAAGCCTTCGCTCACCGCTTTCACCTGCGCTCTATCATTACCTTGAGGTTTACGTGCAAGGTTCGACTTTAGACCTTCTAACCATGTTTTTGTTTCCGCTTCACCGTGGTGAGCGATCATAGAAGCTACTAATGACACATTGTAAGGATGTTTGCCGCTACGAGTACATATTTTGCCGGCGTATTTGGGGTCTGCTAGGTCTTCATAGTTAATATCCAACGGACCTAACCTATCTTTAGAGGAATAGACGTTACGAACACGCATTGTTAAGGCGTACCACATCTCATCAGGTGAGCGGTATTTTTGCGGTATATTTTGCTTCAATTTTTCACTGCTAACAGGGATCACAAGGTCTTTTTCAACCAATTCCATTAAACGGTAGAAATCAGACGTAAGTACTATATCAGCCTTCGATAGTCGGCCTTCACGCATCATACGTTCAGCAATACCCTTTTTTGAAAAAACGACGTCTACTTCTACGCCAGTTTGCTTAGTGAAGTCAGCTAGAATCGGGTCAATAAGAAAGGCCTGACGATAAGAATAGACCGTTAATCTTTCTGCGGCACTCACCACACTTGCACTACACAGAAGCCCAACCATCATTAGACTGGTGATTACTCTCATGACCTTTACCCCTTTTACAATATCTAATAGCCAGCACGATGCTGATAATAGTTCTCAATTGCAACAAGGGTAATCAATCAGAGCGATAACAGCAAGTAATTAGTGCAAACTTTTAGCCGCTAAAAACTTGCCACCACTATTTAGTAAAAGCTTAATTAACATAGGTTTAATATAACTATACGATTTACCTAAGCCAATCTACATCTTGGGTCTCGTCGCAATAAAAACATCAGCTTGCTGCGCTTGCTCCAACCAAACACTCAATGCAGAAGTGACATTTCGCCAAGGCAGATCAGGGTGACGAAAGTCGACATATTCTAATAAACAAACCAACATAACCTGCAACGCAGTTAATTCAGCACTACGAGTAATGCCCAGCGTCTCAACCTCTTTTAGGCCTCTTAATAAAGCCTGTTCAAAACGCGAGGTCCAG
Encoded proteins:
- a CDS encoding Fe(3+) ABC transporter substrate-binding protein, which produces MRVITSLMMVGLLCSASVVSAAERLTVYSYRQAFLIDPILADFTKQTGVEVDVVFSKKGIAERMMREGRLSKADIVLTSDFYRLMELVEKDLVIPVSSEKLKQNIPQKYRSPDEMWYALTMRVRNVYSSKDRLGPLDINYEDLADPKYAGKICTRSGKHPYNVSLVASMIAHHGEAETKTWLEGLKSNLARKPQGNDRAQVKAVSEGLCDIAIGNSYYLGKMLQDPKQKPWADAVEINFPNQDNRGSHINVSGMALAKHTKNTEAAIQLMEFLSSDTAQQTYADVNMEYPVKADVKPSKLVASWGQFKADELPIYKLAQYHGAAIKLLDEVKFDL